The sequence below is a genomic window from Humulus lupulus chromosome 3, drHumLupu1.1, whole genome shotgun sequence.
CACCGATTCACTAGATATCACTATCCCAAGTCTCTtccaaaacaaaaaaacaatGGCAATCTTTCAGAACCATTCTCTCCTCCTCCCTCTCCTTCTCCTTGTTCCTTTCATGGTCTCATCCCAAACCTGCCGCCGAACCTGCGGCAAACTCCCTCTGAAGTTCCCCTTCGGCGGCGGCCCCGGTTGCGGTGACCCCCGCTTCCAACAATACGTGACGTGCAACACCATAGACGATCATGGCCAAGAGCAACTCACCTTGACAACTCACACCGGTTCTTACCAAGTCACAGCCATAGACTACGTCAACGAAGTCCTCTACATCTCAGACCCTTCCATGTCCACATGCTCGTGCATCAACACTCAACCCTCCAAAGGCTTTGGCCTCGATTCGGATGCCCCTTTCTCTTTCCACGACGATACAGTCTTCGCTTTACTTGACTGTTCTCTTTCCTCGTCACCAATTTACCACTCTGATGGAGCCAACGGCTCTGATCATTACGGAGTCCCACTATGTGATAATCATGGAACAGTCCCCATATGCAGCTTCTTGTACTCTTGTAGAGCTATTAGTACTATCAACCTCCCTATCTCCACGTGTTGTGTTTATACGCCGGTTGATCTCGGACCGGCGTATGACATGGATTTGGAGAAGCTGAAGTGCACTTCTTACTCTGGCTTTTACAGCTTTAACGGAAGACAATCTGACCCGGATAGTTGGAAGTATGGGATGGCTTTGAAATATAAGTTTAGTGTTTATAATGAGTATCCTAGAACTTGTGCCGAGTGTGAAAAGAGTTACGGAGTGTGTGGCCACACTGGACCTTATAACTCATTCATATGTAACTGTGCTTCAGGGATTAATTCTACTTCTGATTGTTATTTTGGACAGAACTATAACTTTGGTTCAAGACTTCTCCCATGGAAGACAGGTAAGAAAATGTGGCTTTGCTTTTGGTACATTTTactttgttgttattattattataattttcttttattgctCCTAAATTATTGTACATTCATTTTCTGGCAGGAGCAGTACTGTTGGTGTGGCTATTAGTTTGGGTCTTGTAGACTTGAAACTAAGTTTTTCGACCTTTTTTTGGGCTGATTCTAAATATTATTGTGGAGCGAAAGCAATGTTTGGTTAATTATTAATAAGGGAGGAAGAAAGGGTAATTATCATTTTGCATTCTTGGGGGCAAAGCTCAAACGTCAGCATGATATTGTCAGCTCATTTTATCTTTAAATTATGTTGAAGTTTCAAATGTACCAATTATGATTATGAAGCAAAATTTAAAACTTACtgcattcaaataaaaaattaaaccagttctatattatatatattattaatataaaagatCATGGATGACTCGGGTGATTTGAGTGCCAACAAATTTGTAAAGTAACTAATGTCTAATGGTACCAAAATAAGATTCTGGAATTAGGTTCTTCTTTTTCACTTCTTGTGAGTACTACATCAGCCGATATAAGAGAATCACTTTTATTACGATTGTTCTTTCTTTATCGTCGTCACTTTATTCCCTGCCCTAGAAAGCAATATACAAAGCACATAGACAGAGAACATATAAAATAAGATTTAGGTTGGTGGACAAAAAAGAAGCCCAATAAGTTATTTTATTACATTAATAGCCCACCAACCTACTAAATATCTGGTTAATGTGCAAGTTCAGCAAGTATGTGAAATCATTTGCtcactttgtaaataaaaaagcTATCGGCCACACAGAAATGGTTAAGAGCATAATGCTATTTGGCTTATTTGTACTTTTCTTCCGATTACATTCCCTCGTTTGGGAGGTCCGTGATCAATCCCTaaaaaaaacaactaaacatcactataaaggaagaaaaaaaaatgcggGAGCAAAACTTTTATCATAAAGCAGAGCTGGAAAACACTTTCAATCACTACGAGAGACAAATCTGTGGCAAATTTGagatgcatttaatatcattgaCCATAAGTGAACTGTCCACTATTCGAAGTACAAGTTTAATGTCTGTATGTGTATATGCAATAGGAAAGAATACAAAAGATGAATTGCATTGCCGGGATCAGGAAGCTATACTAGgtgtataattaaataaatttggaATGGGGCAGAGGCTGCCCCCACTGTGACTTAGAATCTAATCCTTCCGAATATCTACAGAGATGTAATAATCTTACTATGACTGCAAAAACCAGTTACCCTGTGTTGTTTCTTCTTAAGTTTGAGAAGAAATACTATCTTAAATTATGTGTTATCTTTTGTCATCTCATGTTACAGCATTGGGGTCTTCCACTTTGCTGCAATTTGCTCCACATGCAAATCATCTGTCGAGGTGATTGGTAGTGTGCAGTGTAATAATCATCAATGCAACCAAACTGGCAGAATTTCAAGCTATGCAGATAATATACGGGTTTTGAACTGTTGAACTGTTCAACCCACATGCCCATGCTCACGTCTTCCATCTTGAATAACTGAGCGATAATAAAACATTCATGTAATTGTCAAACCATTGACTTTACGAACATAAATACaacaaagaaaaaacaaaaagcaAGATTGATCCGACTTACTCTCAGCTTGTGCTTTTCGAACTCAGATATGATGAACTCTGCAATGTCACTGGATATGATGTAGCCTGGACCATTTGCATAAGGTGGATAATCTTCTTCTGGCCATTCCTTGATTTCAGCCAAAAATGTATATGTATGTGGTAAGATCATAAGTACAAGTTCAACGTACCGACAGCAAATGAAGTTGGCAAAatgaatttttgaaaatattagatTCAGATCTAGAATAATGGTTTAGATTTCTGCAGGATTGATGGTTTTAGACACACAAAGAAGTACTATACGAACTACTTATGCCCCACTTGTTTTAACAAAAAATTGACTACCCTGCAAACAATGTGATGTAGAAGAACTATCTAGAATTATCAAGAATAGTCTAGAACAGTATTTTATCCtcagtttgttattttattatttttgttagtTTTACTAAGGACTACATATGCCTAAGAAAGAAAATGTATTAGCAGATTATCATATATTGAAATAGAATCTTGAGAAAGAGTTTCTCTTGTTTGGGGTTTTCCCCTTTGTTTGCCATAGATCTAGTTTGAGGTTTGCTCATTATTTCAAACCCGCTGCATCACAATGCTAATATGCCATCAGACATGAATTAAGCTAGACAATTAGCAGGCAATAAAAACATGCCGTCGTCCAATTTCTACAAGATTAGCAGATTGTCCCCAGCAGCAATAAAGAATCACATCAAAATCCTTTCCCGAACATATAGAGTTTCATACAAGACACCAACGTTCAAGGagatatacaaaaaataaaattgtaatCAATTCTCATTCAGATTTAGAGCAAGCAAAGAAGGCGACTATCAGATAGGAGAATGGAGAACCAAGCAGAATTCATACCTCGTATGTCACTGCCCATTTGCCATGACGGAAGGGTTTGTGGTGGTAGTTGACGTTTCCAATATAGAGACTTTTATCTCCACGAACTTTGTGTGCCTCCTTAAGCACAGCATCTACCCTAACAAACGTGTCGTCATCACACTTCATCACATA
It includes:
- the LOC133823164 gene encoding uncharacterized protein LOC133823164 isoform X2; the protein is MAIFQNHSLLLPLLLLVPFMVSSQTCRRTCGKLPLKFPFGGGPGCGDPRFQQYVTCNTIDDHGQEQLTLTTHTGSYQVTAIDYVNEVLYISDPSMSTCSCINTQPSKGFGLDSDAPFSFHDDTVFALLDCSLSSSPIYHSDGANGSDHYGVPLCDNHGTVPICSFLYSCRAISTINLPISTCCVYTPVDLGPAYDMDLEKLKCTSYSGFYSFNGRQSDPDSWKYGMALKYKFSVYNEYPRTCAECEKSYGVCGHTGPYNSFICNCASGINSTSDCYFGQNYNFGSRLLPWKTVLLVWLLVWVL
- the LOC133823164 gene encoding uncharacterized protein LOC133823164 isoform X1, with the protein product MAIFQNHSLLLPLLLLVPFMVSSQTCRRTCGKLPLKFPFGGGPGCGDPRFQQYVTCNTIDDHGQEQLTLTTHTGSYQVTAIDYVNEVLYISDPSMSTCSCINTQPSKGFGLDSDAPFSFHDDTVFALLDCSLSSSPIYHSDGANGSDHYGVPLCDNHGTVPICSFLYSCRAISTINLPISTCCVYTPVDLGPAYDMDLEKLKCTSYSGFYSFNGRQSDPDSWKYGMALKYKFSVYNEYPRTCAECEKSYGVCGHTGPYNSFICNCASGINSTSDCYFGQNYNFGSRLLPWKTGAVLLVWLLVWVL